A region from the Tahibacter amnicola genome encodes:
- a CDS encoding DUF2249 domain-containing protein, with translation MPLVDGDTLRRLDLRDLAPPEPMVRALDAAMQLRPGESVHVLTPLYPHPLLEALGQLPVSIDVAMLPAGGVCVMIACDGADRD, from the coding sequence ATGCCCCTTGTCGACGGCGATACGTTACGCCGGCTGGACCTGCGTGACCTGGCGCCGCCGGAGCCGATGGTCCGTGCCCTCGATGCGGCGATGCAGTTGCGGCCGGGTGAATCGGTTCACGTGCTCACGCCGCTCTACCCACATCCCTTGCTCGAAGCGCTCGGTCAGCTTCCGGTGAGCATTGACGTGGCCATGCTGCCGGCGGGCGGGGTCTGCGTGATGATTGCCTGCGATGGCGCGGATCGCGATTGA
- the moaA gene encoding GTP 3',8-cyclase MoaA yields MAVLADRFGRQFPYLRLSLLEACNFRCSYCLPDGYHAAPGLPAPLRIDEIERLLRAFADMGMRKVRLTGGEPTLRKDLPAIVRVAATTPGVSTVAMTTNGCLLRRRWPEWRAAGLTALNVSVDTLDRARFAQITGHDRLDDICAGIDEAVDGGFTRIKLNAVLLRGLNDDQLPAFVDYVRQRPVSIRFIELMRTGCNKSYFERHHLRADIIADALVAAGWRCLPRSADAGPAVEYAHPNYQGRIGIIAPYARDFCAGCNRLRVTAQGDLRLCLFGHFGVPLRPMLQNDDQIPDLKAALSGQLGLKAAGHGLHQDDTGMTPHLASVGG; encoded by the coding sequence ATGGCAGTGTTAGCCGACCGGTTCGGGAGGCAGTTTCCGTATCTGCGGCTATCGTTGCTGGAGGCCTGCAATTTTCGCTGCAGCTATTGCCTGCCGGATGGATATCACGCCGCGCCCGGTCTGCCGGCGCCGTTGCGTATCGACGAAATAGAACGCCTGCTGCGTGCCTTCGCCGATATGGGAATGCGCAAGGTACGGCTGACGGGGGGCGAACCGACGCTGCGCAAGGATCTTCCGGCGATCGTGCGGGTGGCCGCGACGACGCCCGGTGTATCCACCGTCGCGATGACGACCAACGGTTGCCTGTTGCGTCGGCGCTGGCCGGAATGGCGCGCTGCGGGCCTGACGGCTCTGAATGTCAGCGTGGACACGCTGGATCGGGCGCGTTTCGCACAGATTACCGGCCATGACCGGCTTGACGACATCTGCGCCGGCATTGACGAGGCAGTCGACGGCGGATTCACCCGCATCAAGCTAAACGCGGTGCTGCTGCGCGGCCTGAACGACGACCAGCTGCCGGCATTTGTCGACTATGTGCGCCAGCGGCCAGTCAGTATCCGGTTCATCGAATTGATGCGTACCGGGTGCAACAAGTCCTATTTCGAACGCCATCATCTGCGTGCTGACATCATCGCAGACGCGCTGGTGGCGGCGGGATGGCGCTGCTTGCCGCGTAGCGCTGATGCGGGGCCCGCCGTGGAGTATGCGCACCCGAACTACCAGGGCCGCATCGGCATCATTGCGCCGTACGCGCGCGACTTCTGCGCCGGGTGCAATCGCCTGCGGGTCACCGCGCAGGGCGACCTGCGGCTCTGCCTGTTCGGTCATTTCGGCGTTCCCCTGCGTCCGATGCTGCAGAACGACGACCAGATACCGGACCTGAAAGCGGCCCTGTCGGGGCAGCTCGGGTTGAAGGCGGCAGGCCACGGCCTGCACCAGGACGACACCGGCATGACGCCGCACCTTGCGTCGGTCGGCGGCTGA
- a CDS encoding beta-ketoacyl synthase N-terminal-like domain-containing protein, which produces MRRVVVTGFGIVSCLGNTADAVVRCLRDGISGIRAVPEYAERGLRSCVAGIPQIDLEAAVDRKRRRFMGDAAAYAYVAMRDAVADAGLCLEALRNPRIGVIAGSGGGSAQNQIETGDTLRQKGIRRVGPYMVPRTMCSTVSATLATAFGILGLSYSIAAACATSAHCIGAAADLIRSGAQDVVFAGGAEELHWGMTAQFDAMGALSSAYNADPTLSSRPYDAQRDGFVIAGGGGMLVLEDYEHALARGAPIRAELVGYGVASDGGDMVAPSGEGARRCMRMALRDLTVPVDYVNTHGTATPLGDIVELAALRDVFGAAVPPLSSTKALSGHSLGAAGVHEAIYGLLMLERGFVAGSANIDALDPKAAGFPILRQSRELPVKTVLSNSFGFGGTNASLVFSRV; this is translated from the coding sequence ATGCGTCGCGTCGTGGTGACGGGATTCGGGATTGTGTCGTGCCTGGGAAACACGGCCGACGCCGTCGTGCGCTGCCTGCGCGACGGTATCAGCGGAATTCGCGCGGTCCCCGAGTACGCGGAGCGTGGCCTGCGCAGTTGCGTGGCGGGAATTCCGCAGATCGACCTGGAGGCGGCGGTAGATCGAAAACGTCGCCGCTTCATGGGTGATGCGGCAGCCTACGCCTATGTGGCCATGCGCGACGCCGTCGCTGATGCGGGCCTGTGCCTGGAGGCGCTGCGCAATCCGCGCATTGGCGTGATCGCAGGATCAGGTGGTGGCTCGGCGCAGAACCAGATCGAGACTGGCGATACGCTGCGCCAGAAGGGAATACGGCGCGTGGGCCCCTATATGGTTCCGCGCACAATGTGCTCGACCGTGTCGGCGACGCTGGCGACCGCATTCGGGATCCTGGGCCTGAGCTATTCCATCGCGGCCGCCTGCGCCACGTCGGCACATTGCATTGGCGCTGCGGCCGACCTCATTCGCAGCGGTGCACAGGATGTCGTGTTTGCCGGCGGCGCCGAGGAGCTGCATTGGGGCATGACCGCGCAGTTCGACGCGATGGGGGCGCTGTCGAGCGCCTACAATGCGGATCCCACGCTTTCATCCCGCCCCTATGACGCGCAGCGCGACGGTTTTGTCATCGCCGGTGGCGGCGGCATGCTGGTACTGGAAGACTACGAGCACGCGCTGGCGCGGGGCGCGCCGATTCGCGCCGAGCTCGTCGGGTATGGCGTTGCTTCGGACGGCGGCGATATGGTGGCCCCCTCGGGCGAAGGTGCGAGGCGATGCATGCGGATGGCATTGCGCGATCTCACGGTTCCGGTCGACTACGTCAATACGCACGGCACTGCAACACCGCTGGGCGATATCGTGGAACTTGCGGCGCTGCGCGACGTGTTTGGCGCCGCGGTTCCGCCGCTGTCGTCGACGAAGGCGCTGAGCGGTCACTCGCTCGGTGCGGCCGGCGTGCATGAGGCCATCTACGGCCTGCTGATGCTGGAACGGGGATTTGTAGCGGGGTCGGCGAACATCGATGCGCTGGATCCAAAAGCAGCGGGATTTCCCATCCTGCGCCAGTCGCGGGAATTGCCGGTCAAGACCGTGCTGTCCAACAGCTTTGGTTTTGGCGGTACCAATGCCAGCCTGGTGTTTTCGCGCGTCTGA
- a CDS encoding UbiD family decarboxylase: MTFHDLRGFLVHLQRNNQLAHVSAEVDPYLESTALCVRALKTGGPALLMTQLRGSSLRALGNLFGSRQRIQMALAGRPVASLRELGKLLAEIKEPTWPASVRQALHQWPHLAQLAHVSPRRLRDAAFLDETFEYDAIDLSTLPIQHCWPGDAGRLITLGLVITRGTRKERQNVAIYRQQLIARNRVIMRWLPHRGGALDFADWTSTHPGRPFPVAVAIGVDPATLLAAVAPVPDTVSEYEFAGLLRGDRTRVWHSPLTGLDIPASAEIVLEGFIHPGDTALEGPFGDHTGYYNSQAPFPVLTVTRMHCRKDPIYHGSYMGRAPHDEPAVMAMALNDVFVPILQKIFPEIVDFFLPPEACSYRVAVVAIRKQYAGHARRVMMGIWSYLRQFTYTKFVIVVDEDIDARDWSQVIWAVSTRVDPARDTVLVDRTPIDYLDFASPTAGLGSKLGMDATNKWPAETTREWGKPIVPDAAIERRVDALWRDIVDARA; encoded by the coding sequence ATGACGTTCCACGATCTGCGCGGCTTTCTCGTGCACCTTCAACGGAACAACCAGCTTGCGCACGTATCCGCCGAGGTGGATCCATACCTGGAATCGACCGCGTTGTGCGTCCGCGCGCTAAAGACCGGCGGCCCGGCGCTGCTGATGACGCAGCTGCGCGGCTCCTCCCTTCGCGCACTGGGCAATCTTTTCGGGTCACGCCAACGGATCCAGATGGCCTTGGCGGGCCGGCCTGTCGCCAGCCTGCGTGAGCTGGGAAAGTTGCTCGCCGAAATCAAGGAACCGACCTGGCCCGCCAGCGTGCGGCAGGCACTGCACCAGTGGCCACACCTGGCACAGTTGGCGCACGTTTCCCCGCGCCGCCTTCGCGACGCCGCTTTTCTCGATGAAACATTCGAATATGACGCGATCGATCTTTCAACGCTGCCTATCCAGCATTGCTGGCCCGGCGATGCCGGCCGTTTGATCACGCTGGGCCTGGTGATCACCCGCGGTACGCGCAAGGAACGCCAGAACGTGGCGATCTATCGCCAGCAGTTGATCGCGCGCAACCGCGTCATCATGCGCTGGCTGCCGCATCGCGGTGGCGCGCTGGATTTTGCCGACTGGACATCCACGCACCCCGGCCGGCCATTTCCGGTCGCCGTCGCCATCGGTGTCGACCCTGCAACCTTGCTGGCTGCCGTGGCACCTGTTCCAGATACTGTCTCCGAATACGAATTCGCCGGATTGCTGCGCGGCGACCGCACACGTGTCTGGCACAGTCCGCTAACCGGCCTGGACATCCCCGCCAGCGCCGAAATCGTCCTCGAAGGGTTCATCCATCCCGGCGATACCGCGCTGGAAGGTCCCTTCGGCGATCACACGGGCTACTACAACAGTCAGGCCCCCTTTCCCGTCCTCACGGTCACACGCATGCACTGCCGGAAAGACCCGATCTACCACGGCAGCTACATGGGTCGCGCGCCACACGACGAACCCGCCGTGATGGCGATGGCACTGAACGACGTATTCGTGCCAATCCTGCAGAAGATCTTTCCGGAAATCGTCGACTTCTTCCTTCCGCCAGAGGCCTGTTCCTACCGCGTCGCGGTCGTGGCCATCCGCAAGCAGTATGCCGGTCACGCCCGGCGCGTCATGATGGGTATCTGGTCCTACCTGCGCCAGTTCACGTATACAAAGTTCGTCATCGTGGTCGACGAGGATATCGACGCGCGCGACTGGTCGCAGGTCATCTGGGCCGTCTCGACCCGCGTCGACCCGGCGCGCGACACGGTCCTCGTCGATCGCACGCCCATCGACTACCTGGACTTCGCCAGTCCCACGGCGGGCCTGGGCTCCAAGCTCGGCATGGACGCCACGAACAAATGGCCAGCGGAAACCACGCGCGAATGGGGCAAGCCCATCGTGCCGGACGCCGCCATCGAACGGCGTGTCGACGCACTGTGGCGGGATATCGTCGACGCCCGCGCCTAG
- a CDS encoding U32 family peptidase: MKLSIAPMPYFWPRERTVAFYREAAEWPVDILYLGETVCSKRRELRTRDWIDLAHDLADRGKEVVMSTLALIEAESEVAVVRRLAENGHCWIEANDVTAVQICRERGIPFVGGPSLNIYNHVTLRRLVDDGMRRWVAGTEHSRDLVAAIHTAIRSDGEEPPSLEVFAHGRLSLAWSARCFTARAFDIAKDHCGFRCIEHPDGLALATRDGRPFLRVNGIQIQSEAVVDMSPEVPDLRSLGVDVLRLSPQAEGMAAIVSHFDLARRESRALPPIGVRNGYWHGEPGMPGVPPRQP; this comes from the coding sequence GTGAAGTTGAGCATCGCACCTATGCCCTATTTCTGGCCACGCGAACGGACGGTGGCGTTCTATCGCGAAGCCGCCGAGTGGCCGGTCGATATCCTCTACCTGGGGGAAACGGTGTGCAGCAAGCGGCGCGAACTGCGCACGCGGGACTGGATCGACCTGGCCCATGACCTGGCGGATCGCGGAAAGGAAGTCGTTATGTCGACCCTCGCCCTGATCGAAGCGGAGTCAGAAGTCGCTGTCGTGCGGCGCCTGGCTGAGAACGGGCACTGCTGGATCGAAGCCAATGACGTCACTGCGGTCCAGATCTGCCGTGAGCGGGGCATCCCGTTCGTCGGCGGCCCCAGTCTGAACATCTACAATCACGTCACTCTGCGCCGCCTGGTCGATGACGGCATGCGGCGGTGGGTGGCGGGAACCGAGCACAGTCGCGACCTTGTCGCCGCCATCCACACGGCGATCAGGAGCGACGGCGAGGAACCGCCGTCGCTGGAAGTATTCGCACACGGGCGTCTCTCCCTGGCCTGGTCTGCGCGCTGTTTCACCGCCCGGGCATTTGATATCGCAAAGGATCACTGCGGATTCCGCTGTATCGAACATCCGGACGGTCTTGCGCTGGCCACGCGCGATGGCCGGCCCTTCCTGCGCGTCAATGGCATTCAGATCCAGAGCGAGGCCGTCGTCGACATGTCACCGGAGGTCCCGGATCTGCGCTCGCTCGGGGTCGACGTGCTGCGTCTTTCACCCCAGGCGGAAGGCATGGCCGCTATCGTGTCGCATTTTGATCTGGCCCGCCGGGAATCCCGCGCACTGCCGCCGATCGGCGTGCGCAATGGCTACTGGCACGGGGAGCCGGGTATGCCGGGCGTTCCGCCCCGGCAGCCCTGA
- a CDS encoding PLP-dependent cysteine synthase family protein yields the protein MTPPVPIIGKHGLDDRDWVHAALATLARESARSADTHLYKLEFAGFPGIDFYFKDEAAHPTGSLKHRLARSLFLYALCNGRLRQGQAVVDASSGSTAIAEAWFARLLHLPFIAVMPRCTAPAKIRDVEALGGTCDLVDDPADVHDRAAWHSARGACHLDQFGLAERATDWRGNNNIAESIIGQLALEPHPQPAWIVCGAGTGGTSATVGRYLRYQRLPTRLCVADPIGSAFARGWPARDYTATSICPTVIEGIGRPRVEPGFLFDVVDAVVEVEDPLSLAAMDLLCHLLGRRYGGSSGTNFAACLALAAHMRNAGHTGSIVSLLCDRGERYEETLFNATWRQQRGIDVTPWTQALRRCLADGSWNAPSPLS from the coding sequence ATAACACCGCCGGTACCGATAATCGGCAAGCACGGCCTGGATGATCGCGACTGGGTGCACGCCGCGCTGGCGACGCTCGCGAGGGAGTCGGCCCGCTCCGCGGATACCCATCTGTACAAGCTGGAATTTGCCGGATTTCCCGGCATCGATTTCTACTTCAAGGACGAGGCAGCCCACCCGACAGGCAGTCTCAAGCACCGGCTCGCCCGCTCGCTGTTCCTCTACGCCCTGTGCAACGGGCGGCTGCGGCAAGGCCAGGCCGTCGTCGATGCATCGTCCGGCAGCACCGCTATTGCGGAGGCCTGGTTTGCGCGGTTGCTGCATCTGCCGTTCATCGCCGTGATGCCGCGCTGTACCGCACCGGCGAAGATCCGCGATGTCGAGGCCCTGGGCGGCACCTGCGATCTGGTCGATGATCCTGCTGACGTGCATGACCGCGCGGCGTGGCATTCCGCCCGGGGCGCGTGCCACCTGGACCAGTTCGGCCTTGCCGAGCGCGCGACGGACTGGCGGGGCAACAACAACATCGCCGAGTCCATCATCGGCCAGCTCGCACTGGAACCCCATCCGCAACCCGCGTGGATCGTGTGCGGCGCTGGCACCGGCGGCACCTCGGCGACGGTCGGTCGCTACCTGCGGTATCAGCGTCTCCCCACCCGTCTGTGCGTCGCCGATCCAATCGGCAGCGCGTTCGCCCGCGGCTGGCCTGCGCGTGATTACACCGCGACATCGATTTGCCCGACGGTCATTGAAGGGATCGGCCGGCCGCGCGTGGAGCCCGGCTTCCTGTTCGATGTCGTCGATGCCGTCGTTGAGGTGGAAGACCCGTTATCGTTGGCCGCAATGGACCTGCTGTGCCACCTCCTTGGCCGGCGCTACGGCGGGTCTTCGGGAACCAACTTCGCCGCCTGCCTGGCATTGGCCGCGCACATGCGAAACGCCGGGCACACCGGCAGCATTGTCAGCCTGTTGTGCGATCGCGGCGAACGCTATGAGGAAACACTGTTCAACGCCACATGGCGCCAGCAGCGTGGCATCGACGTGACACCCTGGACGCAGGCACTGCGCCGTTGCCTGGCGGACGGAAGCTGGAACGCGCCGTCGCCACTGTCATGA
- the fabA gene encoding 3-hydroxyacyl-[acyl-carrier-protein] dehydratase FabA, whose translation MSRPLSLDHQELIRCAHGGLFGPGNARLPAPPMLMFDRITHIDEFGGTHGKGVLQAELDVRPDLWFFDCHFDGDPVMPGCLGLDAMWQLAGFFLPWLGEPGRGRALGVGQVKFAGQVLPSARLVRYRIDVRRVLRGKLPMVIAHGVTSVDGRDIYVAEGLRVGLFRSTEGF comes from the coding sequence ATGAGCCGACCGCTTTCGCTGGACCACCAAGAACTGATCCGTTGTGCCCATGGCGGCCTTTTCGGCCCTGGGAATGCCCGGTTGCCGGCGCCGCCGATGCTCATGTTCGACCGGATCACGCACATCGATGAGTTCGGCGGTACCCATGGCAAGGGTGTGCTGCAGGCAGAACTCGATGTGCGCCCGGACCTGTGGTTCTTCGACTGCCACTTCGACGGCGACCCGGTCATGCCCGGGTGCCTGGGTCTGGATGCGATGTGGCAGCTGGCCGGCTTCTTCCTTCCCTGGCTCGGGGAACCGGGACGCGGGCGGGCACTCGGCGTTGGACAGGTGAAATTTGCCGGGCAGGTGCTGCCGTCCGCACGCCTGGTGCGCTATCGCATCGATGTGCGCCGTGTTCTGCGCGGAAAGCTGCCAATGGTGATCGCCCACGGTGTCACGTCCGTGGATGGTCGCGACATCTACGTGGCCGAAGGCCTGCGGGTTGGCCTGTTCCGTTCCACGGAGGGCTTTTGA
- the ubiU gene encoding ubiquinone anaerobic biosynthesis protein UbiU: MQLVCPAGNLPALTCAIDAGADAVYAGLRDQTNARAFPGLNFDANTLAEGARYAHARGRQLYLALNTYPDSQRLHQWHQAVATAAESGCDAIIAADMAVLDYAARSYPSLARHLSVQGSATTAAALRYYTEQFGISRAVLPRVLSIQQVERLCSTSPVAVEVFAFGSLCIMVEGRCQLSSYVTAASPNRHGVCSPARFVRWEESTDGTRTVLLNDVLIDRFAPDEAAGYPTVCKGRYEVRQNIFHALEEPTSLNTLELLPRLHSCGVQALKIEGRQRGAAYVTAVTRTWRDAIDRYADSPHDWKPQSRWQSTLASHAEGHQTTLGPYHRHWQ, from the coding sequence ATGCAGCTGGTCTGCCCCGCCGGAAACCTGCCCGCGCTCACGTGCGCGATCGACGCCGGCGCCGATGCGGTTTACGCCGGATTGCGCGACCAGACCAACGCGCGCGCGTTTCCTGGCCTGAACTTCGACGCGAACACACTTGCCGAGGGCGCGCGTTACGCCCACGCGCGAGGACGCCAGCTCTATCTCGCGCTCAACACCTACCCGGACAGCCAGCGTCTCCACCAGTGGCACCAGGCCGTCGCGACAGCGGCGGAAAGCGGCTGTGACGCCATCATTGCGGCCGACATGGCCGTGCTCGATTACGCTGCGCGTTCGTATCCATCACTCGCGCGCCACCTCTCGGTACAGGGCTCCGCGACGACCGCAGCGGCACTGCGCTACTACACGGAGCAGTTCGGCATATCCCGTGCAGTTCTGCCGCGCGTCCTGTCGATCCAGCAGGTGGAACGGCTGTGCAGTACAAGTCCCGTCGCCGTGGAAGTATTTGCCTTCGGCAGCCTGTGCATCATGGTCGAGGGGCGCTGCCAGCTTTCAAGTTACGTAACAGCCGCATCACCGAACCGGCACGGCGTCTGCTCCCCGGCCCGCTTCGTGCGCTGGGAGGAATCGACGGACGGTACGCGTACGGTGCTGCTCAATGACGTGCTGATCGACCGGTTCGCGCCCGACGAGGCTGCAGGCTATCCCACCGTGTGCAAGGGCCGTTACGAGGTGCGCCAGAACATCTTCCACGCCCTGGAGGAACCGACCAGTCTCAACACGCTCGAACTGCTGCCACGCTTGCACTCCTGCGGCGTTCAGGCGCTGAAGATCGAGGGACGGCAGCGCGGCGCCGCCTACGTCACGGCTGTCACCCGAACCTGGCGCGATGCCATCGATCGCTACGCCGATTCGCCCCATGACTGGAAGCCGCAGTCCCGCTGGCAATCTACCTTGGCCAGTCATGCCGAGGGTCATCAGACGACTCTCGGACCGTACCATCGCCACTGGCAGTAG
- a CDS encoding pyridoxal phosphate-dependent decarboxylase family protein: MSNPSLYPCFLGPYGENDVLLEKLAVEFLRDHVYWRRNFHPEDPPVIPTTATQRADYQAFEARMRRELHRLSAALKRSVPFHSPRYLGHMASDLALPGLAAQMLALPYNPNNVSDDAAPVTIDLEIKAGLQLARMLGFNDDPHHPGCAFGHLTSGGTVANYQALRLALALKAFPVALCAAAPPGLTLPDDDWAAFTLPTQDCIELVGQWQHWLSGLTPSARHDWVRRLQSERIEELGLVAFFARHPTLTPPVVLAPVTAHYSWSKGLKLLGLGRAQLLAVPERGMRMDTDALDDLVNRLRAERRPVLLTVAVLGTTEFGTIDPVHRILACRDQHAATGFGFGVHVDAAWGGYLATLFRTPEGTLRAFSDMRQEFSAFPSRDSYDAIAALGGSDSITVDPHKLGYLPYGAGAFICRDQRAMPLLVEDADYVFAGGTGNDYFARFRKLGRYILEGSKSGAAAAAVYVTHSVLPLDYTQFGRITAETIHSAEAFAQRIERFAAQLAGRFHVCVPFAPDSNLVCLAINPAGNRDVRTMNAFLTRLYETLRCDPDKAVQAREFYGSVTTLRPEALGATDMQRVLAALDLDPATLLPDHDGADRLVILRHTLMNPFLQDSENGLSYIDHYFDYLARQIVSVVDQRSAGMAA; encoded by the coding sequence ATGAGCAACCCTTCTCTGTACCCGTGTTTTCTCGGCCCCTATGGCGAGAACGACGTCCTGCTGGAAAAACTCGCGGTCGAGTTCCTGCGCGATCACGTCTACTGGCGACGCAATTTCCATCCGGAAGACCCGCCGGTCATTCCGACGACGGCCACCCAGCGCGCAGACTACCAGGCCTTCGAGGCACGCATGCGGCGCGAGCTGCACCGTCTCTCGGCAGCGCTCAAACGCTCGGTGCCGTTTCACAGTCCTCGGTATCTCGGGCACATGGCATCGGACCTGGCGCTACCCGGGCTCGCCGCGCAGATGCTGGCCCTCCCCTATAACCCGAACAATGTCAGCGACGATGCAGCGCCAGTGACGATTGACCTGGAAATCAAGGCGGGGCTTCAGCTGGCACGCATGCTCGGCTTCAACGACGACCCCCATCATCCCGGTTGCGCCTTCGGTCATCTTACATCTGGCGGTACCGTCGCCAACTACCAGGCGCTGCGCCTCGCACTGGCCCTGAAAGCCTTTCCCGTCGCACTGTGCGCCGCAGCACCGCCCGGACTGACGCTACCTGATGATGACTGGGCAGCATTCACGTTACCCACCCAGGACTGCATCGAGCTGGTCGGACAATGGCAGCACTGGCTGTCGGGCCTGACACCCAGTGCCCGCCACGACTGGGTGCGGCGGTTGCAATCCGAGCGCATCGAGGAACTGGGACTGGTCGCGTTCTTTGCCCGGCATCCCACGCTCACGCCGCCGGTGGTACTGGCGCCCGTGACCGCGCACTATTCCTGGAGCAAGGGCCTCAAGTTGCTTGGCCTGGGACGCGCACAACTGCTCGCCGTGCCGGAGCGTGGCATGCGCATGGACACCGACGCCCTGGACGACCTGGTCAACCGTCTTCGCGCCGAACGACGCCCCGTATTGCTCACCGTTGCCGTACTGGGGACCACCGAGTTCGGCACGATCGATCCCGTACACCGCATCCTGGCCTGCCGGGACCAGCACGCGGCGACGGGTTTTGGCTTTGGCGTCCATGTCGACGCTGCCTGGGGTGGTTACCTTGCGACGCTGTTCCGAACACCAGAGGGCACGCTACGTGCGTTCTCCGACATGCGGCAGGAATTTTCCGCGTTCCCGAGCCGGGACAGCTATGACGCTATCGCGGCCCTCGGCGGGAGCGATTCGATCACCGTCGATCCGCACAAGCTCGGCTACCTGCCCTATGGCGCCGGTGCCTTCATTTGCCGCGACCAGCGCGCGATGCCGCTGCTGGTGGAGGATGCAGATTATGTCTTTGCGGGCGGCACCGGGAACGACTACTTCGCGCGGTTCCGCAAGCTCGGACGCTACATCCTGGAGGGTTCAAAGTCCGGTGCCGCTGCCGCCGCCGTCTATGTCACCCATAGCGTACTGCCACTCGACTACACCCAGTTCGGTCGCATCACAGCGGAAACCATCCACTCCGCCGAAGCGTTCGCGCAGCGGATCGAGCGGTTCGCTGCACAGCTGGCGGGACGCTTTCACGTCTGCGTTCCGTTCGCGCCGGACAGTAATCTCGTATGCCTGGCCATCAATCCCGCGGGCAATCGCGACGTCCGGACAATGAATGCGTTCCTGACGCGGCTATACGAAACCCTGCGCTGCGATCCCGACAAGGCGGTCCAGGCGCGCGAGTTCTATGGCTCTGTCACGACGCTGCGCCCGGAGGCCCTGGGCGCGACGGACATGCAGCGCGTACTCGCTGCACTGGATCTTGATCCCGCCACCCTGTTGCCCGATCACGACGGCGCCGATCGCCTGGTCATTCTGCGGCACACGCTGATGAATCCGTTCCTGCAGGACAGTGAGAACGGGCTGAGCTACATCGACCACTACTTTGACTACCTGGCGCGACAGATCGTCTCCGTCGTCGACCAACGCAGCGCCGGCATGGCTGCCTGA
- the ubiT gene encoding ubiquinone anaerobic biosynthesis accessory factor UbiT, whose protein sequence is MTAAAQLAALRGLITGIDDGLIILMGVRCRVVAAVAALKQREGWAVRDPLRERRVLRRALRLGKACGVPALQAGRHSRMLMRAACRQQRRTQAACAVSPNRIEKARDTMISRLPFRSLATDLLGLLPPPKRLAPVLAAIPSHWRAQWLERAVGQIVGGGDDEWAFLQGRRIGIEITDLNLRWVIAYGECQARVVDAPADASVHATAVDLLLLASRLEDADTLFFQRRLRLTGDIELGLTLRNRLDSLPWESIPLAIRILLNRGARAARRARDSHHKLRHLRLCVATEIAAKSIRQRRADEP, encoded by the coding sequence ATGACTGCAGCCGCGCAACTGGCAGCGCTGCGGGGCCTGATTACCGGCATTGATGATGGCCTGATCATTCTGATGGGGGTGCGCTGCCGTGTAGTGGCGGCGGTCGCGGCCCTGAAGCAGCGCGAAGGCTGGGCGGTGCGAGACCCGCTTCGCGAACGGCGTGTCCTGCGCCGGGCCTTGCGCCTGGGCAAGGCCTGCGGAGTTCCTGCGCTCCAGGCCGGACGCCATTCGCGCATGCTGATGCGCGCGGCGTGTCGTCAACAGCGGCGGACGCAGGCAGCGTGCGCCGTTTCTCCAAACCGGATTGAGAAGGCACGGGACACCATGATTTCCAGACTCCCTTTTCGTTCGCTGGCTACTGATCTTCTGGGACTGCTACCGCCGCCAAAGCGGTTGGCGCCGGTGTTGGCAGCGATTCCTTCGCACTGGCGCGCGCAATGGCTGGAGCGGGCCGTTGGTCAGATCGTCGGCGGTGGCGATGACGAATGGGCGTTCCTGCAGGGGCGTCGCATTGGCATTGAGATCACTGATCTGAACCTGCGTTGGGTCATCGCCTACGGTGAATGCCAGGCCCGCGTGGTGGACGCGCCGGCGGATGCCAGCGTCCATGCGACGGCGGTCGACCTGCTGCTGCTGGCCAGCCGTCTGGAAGATGCAGACACGCTATTTTTCCAGCGCCGCTTACGCCTGACCGGTGACATCGAACTGGGACTGACCTTGCGCAACCGGCTCGACAGCCTTCCGTGGGAATCCATCCCGCTGGCGATCCGCATCCTGCTCAACCGTGGTGCGCGCGCGGCTCGCAGGGCGCGCGATTCGCACCACAAGTTGCGGCATCTGCGTCTCTGTGTCGCTACGGAAATTGCAGCGAAATCGATACGGCAGCGAAGGGCGGACGAGCCTTGA